GAGACCTAGATCTGAAAATCGTCTAAGACAAGCCTCCTTTAAATAGAAAACGTATTTTTACCGATTACCatctgtatatattttttaatttaaaataatccAAACAAGACAGGAAAGCGCAGCTTTTAGTTAATACTTTTACAGATCGATCGTGTAAAAAAGGGAAGCATTCATTAGACTATGAATATATTTCAGCACGATTATTGTAAGGCAATTATTAAGTTGGTTAAGAAAGCTCTTATCATTTTagtatgcaaatttttgtacCGAATAGAGATAATCGTATgtacacacagacatacatatgtatgtgcatatgtgtaTATGATGGAAATAGTTCAAGCCATAAATTAAATCTAGTCTGCTAGCTAAATTAAATAGCAGTACGAACAGATCCGATTCCCAAAGCACCAGCTTGTCATCTATCATTcttatacgagtatgtctaTCCCTAATTAATTGAACAGAAAAGAGCTGAATATTTTGACATAATTACTTAATATACGGAGCACTTTGGCTGATAAGTGACGTCAAATGTCAGATAGGAAAAACGCACATATAATTCGATTTCTAAATCAAGCCCCTGAATACTGAAAGTTTTCTCAGCAACGATTAGGATTGCGAAATTCCATCTAGAACTTTAATTTCACCACGATGACGTACACAATAGAAGAAGAACAGTGCGATATTGTTTGTACTTTCAAAGACCTTCCTTTCTTATTGAGATGatattgcaaataaatatattattgtgATAGAGTCGTGAAAAATGGTCGATCAATTAGCAAATTACTATTACACCGATCCAAATGAGCCTTGTCACAATTATGCCAACTATATGTTCCTCTTTTTAGAGCCCCAAAGGTCAGGTGACTGAAGCTGTGAAAGTGGCCATTGACGCTGGGTACCGGCACATTGACTGTGCCCACGTCTACCAGAACGAAGATGAGGTCGGTGCTGGCATCGAAGCTAAGATCAAGGAGGGAGTTGTGAAGCGGTAAGTACGCAATTGAGTTCATTTTGGGCATGGTTTTTATAATGACACGTGTCTGGCTTGCAGAGAGGAGCTGTTCATTACCAGCAAGCTGTGGAATACTTTCCACCGTCCGGACTTGGTCCGCAACGCCTGTGAGAACACATTGGAAGCGTTAAAATTGAAGTACATCGACTTGTACTTGATCCACTGGCCAATGGGCTACAAGGAGGGCTGCGACCTCTTCCCAGCCGATAAGGAAGGCAAGACCTTGTTCTCGCCAGTCGACTATGTAGATACCTGGAAGGCAATGGAGAAACTGGTGGAGGATGGTCTCGTCAAGTCCATTGGCGTCTCCAATTTCAACAAGAAGCAGATCCAGCGCGTCCTGGATGTGGCCAAAATCCCTCCGGCAACCAATCAGATTGAGTGCCACCCGTATCTGACACAAAAGAAGCTCATTGATTTCTGTAAGTCTCGCGATATTACTATTACCGCATACAGTCCACTGGGATCGCCCAACCGTCCCTGGGCCAAGTCTGGCGATCCAGTGATTCTAGAGGAGCCTAAGGTACTTGCGAGTGCATTTGATTTGTTCTGAATATACCGtcaatttcatatttttcatttattttatagatTAAGGAGATTGctgaaaagaagaagaagacacCTGGACAGATTCTCATCCGCTACCAGGTCCAGCGCGCAAACATCGTTATTCCCAAGTCAGTGACCAAGGAGCGCATCGAGTCGAACTTCCAGGtctttgatttcgttttgACCCCTGAAGAAATCGAAATAATCGAAAGCTTCGATTGCAATGGTCGTCTTGTGCCTTTGCTCAAGTGAGTAATTAATGTATTCCTTATTTAAAAAGTATCAGGTTATGTTTTAAGAAAAGTTTTAGTCGTGCTGTCTTTTATCAAAGAAATATTAAAAGGATAATAGAAAATCTATCCGACTGTCCATCTGTAAAACCATCTTGTTGCCACTTACTTGACTGCAAGGGGATCGATCGGTCGTAAAGATTTTTCACTGCATATTAATGAATTTATATACCCTCGAAATCTAGAAATTCTATAGTTATTGACTTTTTCAGGTTAACGactattattttaattataaaaaacagattttcatttgcataatactcgtacacatgcacaaaattatttcaatatttttattccaattattgtttatatttatttagagAGGCTGGTTGTCATAAATACTACCCATTTCACGACGAGTTTTAAGCGAAATGAAACCAATGtcaacagaaaataaaaaaaaaatacttattaTGAAATAATACACATTGAAACCAAATAATATTGCAAGACTAACAACGATCGACATTCAAGGCAAATCTTTGTAAACAGATATCTGGTGTATGCGtatgtttatttaaattcttTCAGTGCCTTCTCCTTCACCCCTCAGTTAATTTCTGTTTaccaaaaaatgtatttcccCCGCTTGACTTTTTACCTGCTTTTATTTGATGTTCTTGATTTATTTGAACTAATTTGAGAGCTTGAACATAGTTGTAGCCTAACAATCTGCTCGTATGTTTTATGCGCTTAACCGTAAAGCTGTTATCTCTTTTGGAGAGTGCTAATCAAAATCttcttaatttaatttcttgaATCAACTTTTAATTACGTTTTCTCTAATATTTTACAGCGTTTACGGACATCCCCACCATCCCTTTGAGAATGATGAATACTAGTTGGCAAGAGGTGCCGACCCAGTGCTAcacttttaaaatttaatttgttacaCAAACACCTAATGTTAAACCGTATGAATAAATAATCACAATTGGAACTATTTCGCTGCTGTATTGTAACTGAATTTTTGCAGAAATTTTATATTTGTCTTTGCCAAAGAAAGACTATGTGAGGCAATCGGCTCCTGCAGCTCTGACGTATGGCCCTGCCACGAGCGAGCGATTTACGTCGAGTCAAAGATCTAACAATTGTTTAATCCAAGCTACgagcaaatattttgcacagttgttttattaatttttaaaaggtaTTGACTTTAATCCATAGTTTAGTTCAGACAGTTTATTCAGTTTTtgttatacatttttttggcAACAATAGAAATACCAAATGTTTTTGAACAATTGAAGTTTTTGCAAGCCCCACAAAAGCATCTACGCAAACAGCCGAAATATAATGGGATCGCTGATCTGTTCCCCTGGTTAAGGTATAAAAGACGGTGAACCTCCAATTCGGCTAACAGATCTAGTAGATCTGACTCTTGGTCTCCTAGACGACCATGCGCTTGATATACGTCGCGGTTCTTGCCGCTTTACTGTCCCTCGCGGCGTCCCAATCATCATTACCCGTAACCGCAGTGGGTGCACCGGAAATAAAAGCCCAGCCATGCTGTGAAAGTGTTCGACAAACTCTCATAGAAATACGAAAGGATATCCGGCTGTGGCTACTCGATAGGCTGTTCGGAAAATTGATTCTTCTTCATGACGGAGAACTTTTGGGAAACCCAAACTATGTGAATTGTGCAAACGGAAAAAACCAAATTACCGTGCAAGACCAAAGTTCTCAAATTATCCACCAATTAGGTACCAATCCAAGCCAATCAAGTGACACGACCACCAGAACATCCACCGATGAAAAAGATCTGCTAGGATCATTGAGAGACCTCTACAATGGGGTCACCCAATCGAGCACCACCAACGGAAGCTCTGGTctttcctcttcctcaacaacgacaacgaccaCCACAAAATCCAACGATGAAAGCAATCAGTCTGCTTCAGTGTCTGAGCCCGTTGTCGATGCTAGTGAGTCCAGCAGCACCGTTGAAGGTGGAGATTCGAATCAGTCCTCTTCTTCTACAACGACTACAACCTCCACAACATCCAACGATGAAAGCAATCAGTCTGCTTCAGAGTCTGAGCCCGTTGTCGATGCCAGTGAGTCCAGCAGCACCGTTGAAGGTGGAGATTCGAATCAGTCCTCTTCTTCTACAACGACTACAGCCACCACAACATCCAACGATGAAAGCAATCAGTCTGCCTCAGAGTCTGAGCCCGTTGTCGATGCCAGTGAGTCCAGCAGCACCGTTGAAGGTGGAGATTCGAATCAGTCCTCTTCGTCTACAACGACTACAACCTCCACAACATCCAACGATGAAAGCAATCAGTCTGCTTCAGAGTCTGAGCCCGTTGTCGATGCCAGTGAGTCCAGCAGCACCGTTGAAGGTGGAGATTCGAATCAGTCCTCTTCTTCTACAACGACTACAACCTCCACAACATCCAACGATGAAATCAATCAGTCTGCTTCAGAGTCTGAGCCCATTGTCGATGCCAGTGAGTCCAGCAGCACTGTTGAAGGTGGAGACTCCAATCagtccgcctcctcctctacaacgacaaccacaaccacaacttCAGAGTCTGAGCCCGTTATCGATGCCAGCGATTCCAGCAGCACCGTTGAAGGTGGAGACTCGAATCAGTCCTCCTACtctacaacgacaacaaccaccacaacTTCAGAGTCTGAGCCCGTTGTCGATGCCAGCGAGTCCAACAGCACTGTTGAAGGTGGAGACTCGAATCAGTCCGCCTCCTCTTCTACAACGACAACCACAACTTCAGAGTCTGAGCCCGTTGTCGATGCCAGCGAGTCCAGCAGCACCGTTGAAGGCGGAGACTCGAATcagtcctcctcctctacaACGGCAACAACCACCACAACTTCAGAGTCTGACCCTGTTGTCGATGCCAGTCAGTCCAGCAGCACTGTTGAAGATGGAGACTCGAATCAGTCGTCATCCTCTACAACGAACACCACAACTTTAGAGTCTGAGCCCGTTGTCGATGCCAGCGAGTCCAGCAGCACCGTTGAAGGTGGAGATTCGAATCAGTCCTCTTCTTCTACAACGACTACAGCCAACACAACATCCAACGATGAAAGCAATCAGTCTGCCTCAGAGTCTGAGCCCGTTGTCGATGCCAGTGAGTCCAGCAGCACCGTTGCAGGTGGAGATTCGAATCAGTCCTCTTCGTCTACAACGACTACAACCTTCACAACATCCAACGATGAAAGCAATCAGTCTGCTTCAGAGTCTGAGCCCGTTGTCGATGCCAGCGAGTCCAACAGCACTGTTGAAGATGGAGACTCGAATCAGTCCGCCTCTTCCTCTACAacgacaaccacaaccacaacttCAGAGTCTGAGCCCGTTATCGATGCCAGCGATTCCAGCAGCACCGTTGAAGGTGGAGACTCGAATcagtcctcctcctctacaacgacaacaaccaccacaacTTCAGAGTCTGAGCCCGTTGTCGATGCCGGCGAGTCCAACAGCACTGTTGAAGGTGGAGACTCGAATCAGTCCGCCTCCTCTTCTACAACGACAACCACAACTTCAGAGTCTGAGCCCGTTGTCGATGCCAGCGAGTCCAGCAGCACCGTTGAAGGCGGAGACTCGAATcagtcctcctcctctacaacgacaacaaccaccacaacTTCAGAGTCTGACCCGGTTGTCGATGCCAGTCAGTCCAGCAGCATCGTGGAAGGTGGAGACTTGAATCAGTCGTCATCCTCTACAACGAACACCACAACTTTAGAGTCTGAGCCCGTTGTCGATGCCAGCGAATCCAGCACCACCGTTGAAGGTGGAGACTCGAATCAGTCCTCTTCTTCTACAACGACTACAACCACCACAACATCCAACGATGAAAGCAATCAGTCTGCTTCAGAGTCTGAGCCCGTTGTCGATGCCAGCGAGTCCAGCAGCACCGTTGAAGGCGGAGACTCGAATcagtcctcctcctctacaacgacaacaaccaccacaacTTCAGAGTCTGACCCTGTTGTCGATGCCAGTGAGTCCAGCAGCACCGTTGAAGGCGGAGACTCGAATCAGTCCTCTTCTtctacaacgacaacaaccaccacaacTTCAGAGTCTGAGCCCGTTATCGATGCCAGCGAATCCAGCACCACCGTTGAAGGTGGAGACTCGAGTCAGTCCTCTTCTTCTACAACGACTACAACCACCACAACATCCAACGATGAAAGCAATCAGTCTGCTTCAGAGACTGAGCCCGTTATCGATGCCAGCGAGTCCAACAGCACTGTTGAAGGTGGAGACTCCAATCAGTCCTCCTCTTCTACAACGACAACCACAACTTCAGAGTCTGAGCCCGTTATCGATGCCAGTGAGTCCAGCAGCATTGTTGAAGGTGGAGACTTGAATCAGTCGTCATCCTCTACAACGAACACCACAACTTTAGAGTCTGAGCCCGTTGTCGATGCCAGCGAGTCCAACAGCACTGTTGAAGGTGGAGACTCCAATCAGTCCTCCTCTTCTACAACGACAACCACAACTTCAGAGTCTGAGCCCGTTGTCGATGCCAGCGAGTCCAGCAGCACTGTTGAAGGTGGAGACTCGAATcagtcctcctcctctacaacgacaacaaccagCACAACTTCAGAGTCTGACCCTGTTGTCGATGCCAGTGAGTCCAGCAGCATTGTTGAAGGTGGAGACTTGAATCAGTCGTCATCCTCTACAACGAACACCACAACTTTAGAGTCTGAGCCCGTTGTCGATGCCAGCGAGTCCAACAGCACTGTTGAAGGTGGAGACTCCAATCAGTCCTCCTCTTCTACAACGACAACCACAACTTCAGAGTCTGAGCCCGTTGTCGATGCCAGCGAGTCCAGCAGCACTGTTGAAGGTGGAGACTCGAATCAGTCCTCTTCTtctacaacgacaacaaccaccacaacTTCAGAGTCTGACCCTGTTGTCGATGCCAGTGAGTCCAGCAGCATTGTTGAAGGTGGAGACTTGAATCAGTCGTCATCCTCTACAACGAACACCACAACTTTAGAGTCTGAGCCCGTTGTCGATGCCAGCGAGTCCAACAGCACTGTTGAAGGTGGAGACTCGAATCagtccgcctcctcctccacaacgacaacaaccaccTCAAATTCAGAGTCTGATCCCGTTATCGATGCCAGTGAGTCCAGCAGCATTGTTGAAGGTGGAGACTTGAATCAGTCGTCATCCTCTACAACGAACACCACAACTTTAGAGTCTGAGCCCGTTGTCGATGCCAGCGAGTCCAACAACACTGTTGAAGGTGGAGACTCGAATCagtccgcctcctcctctacaacgacaacaaccaccacaacTTCACAGTCTGACCCTGTTGACGATGCCAGTGAGTCCAGCAGCATTGTTGAAGGTGGAGACTTGAATCAGTCGTCATCCTCTACAACGAACACCACAACTTTAGAGTCTGAGCCCGTTGTCGATGCCAGCGAGTCCAACAGCACTGTTGAAGGTGGAGACTCGAATCagtccgcctcctcctccacaacgacaacaaccaccacaacTTCAGAGTCTGAGCCCGTTATCGATGCCAGCGAATCCAGCACCACCGTTGAAGGTGGAGACTCGAATCAGTCCTCTTCTtctacaacgacaacaaccaccacaacaTCCAACGATGAAAGCAATCAGTCTGCTTCAGAGTCTGACCCTGTTGTCGATGCCAGTGAGTCCAGCAGCACTGTTGAAGGTGGAGACTCGAATCAGTCCTCTTCTtctacaacgacaacaaccaccacaacTTCAGAGTCTGAGCCCGTTATCGATGCCAGCGAATCCAGCACCACCGTTGAAGGCGGAGACTCGAATCAGTCCTCTTCTTCTACAACGACTACAACCACCACAACATCCAACGATGAAAGCAATCAGTCTGCTTCAGAGTCTGACCCTGTTGTCGATGACAGTGAGTCCAGCAGCACTGTTGCAGGTGGAGACTCGAATCAGTTCTCCTCCtctacaacgacaacaaccaccacaacTTTAGAGTCTGAGCCCGTTGTCGATGCCAGCGAGTCCAGCAGCACTGTTGAAGGTGGAGACTCGAATcagtcctcctcctctacaacgacaacaaccagCACAACTTCAGAGTCTGACCCTGTTGTCGATGCCAGTGAGTCCAGCAGCATTGTTGAAGGTGGAGACTTGAATCAGTCGTCATCCTCTACAACGAACACCACAACTTTAGAGTCTGAGCCCGTTGTCGATGCCAGCGAGTCCAACAGCACTGTTGAAGGTGGAGACTCGAATCagtccgcctcctcctccacaacgacaacaaccaccTCAACTTCAGAGTCTGAGCCCGTTATCGATGCCAGTGAGTCCAGCAGCATTGTTGAAGGTGGAGACTTGAATCAGTCGTCATCCTCTACAACGAACACCACAACTTTAGAGTCTGAGCCCGTTGTCGATGCCAGCGAGTCCAACAGCACTGTTGAAGGTGGAGACTCGAATCagtccgcctcctcctccacaacgacaacaaccaccTCAACTTCAGAGTCTGAGCCCGTTGTCGATGCCAGAGAGTCCAGAAGCACCGTTGAAGGTGGAGACTCGAATcagtcctcctcctctacaTCGAATACAACCACCACAACATCCAACGATGAAAGCAGTCAGTCTGCCTCAGAGTCTGAGCCCGTTGTCGATGCCAGTGAGTCCAGCAGCACCGTTGAAGGTGGAGATTCGAATCAGTCCTCTTCTTCTACAACGACTACAACCACCACAGCTGCAGAGTCTGAGCCCGTTGTCGATGCCAGTGAGTCCAGCAGCACTGTTGAAGATGGAGACTCGAATCagtccgcctcctcctctacaacgacaacaaccaccacaacttcagagtctgagcccgttgtcgatgccagagagtccagcagcaccgttgaaggtggagactcgaatcagtcctcctcctctacaTCGAATACAACCACCACAACATCCAACGATGAAAGCAATCAGTCTGCCTCAGAGTCTGAGCCCGTTGTGGATGCCAGTGAGTCCAGCAGCACTGTTGAAGGTGGAGACTCGAATCAGTCCTCCtctacaacgacaacaaccaccacaacTTCAGAGTCTGACCCTGGTGTCGATGCCAGTGAGTCCAGCAGCACTGTTGAAGGTGGAGACTCGAATCagtccgcctcctcctctacaacgacaacaaccaaCACAACTTCAGAGTCTGACCCTGTTGTCGATGCCAGCGAGTCCAGCAGCACCGTTGAAAGTGGAGACTTGAATCAGTCCTCTTCTTCTACAACGACTACAACCACCACAGCTGCAGAGTCTGAGCCCGTTGTCGATGCCAGTGAGTCCAGCAGCACTGTTGAAGATGGAGACTCGAATCagtccgcctcctcctctacaacgacaacaaccaccacaacTTCAGAGTCTGATCCCGTTGTCGATGCCAGCGAGTCCAGCAGCACCGTTGAAGGTGGAGATTCGAATCAGTCCTCTTCTTCTACAACGACTACAACCACCACAACATCCAACGATGAAATCAATCAGTCTGCTTCAGAGTCTAAGCCCATTGTCGATGCCAGTGAGTCCAGCAGCACTGTTGAAGGTGGAGACTCGAATcagtcctcctcctctacaacgacaacaaccaccacaacTTCAGAGTCTGACCCTGTTGTCGATGCCAGTGAGTCCAGCAGCACTGTTGAAGGTGGAGACTCGAATCagtccgcctcctcctctacaacgacaacaaccaaCACAACTTCAGAGTCTGAGCCCGTTGTCGATGCCAGTGAGTCCAGCAGCACCGTTGAAGTTGGAGACTCGAATcagtcctcctcctctacaACGACTACAACCACCACAACATCCAACGATGAAAGCAATCAGTCTGCTTCAAAGTCTGAGCCCGTTGTCGATGCCAGTGAGTCCAGCAGCACCGTTGAAGGTGGAGATTCGAATCAGTCCTCTTCTTCTACAACGACTACAACCACCACAACATCCAATGATGTAATCAATCAGTCTGCTTCAGAGTCTGACCCTGTTGTCGATGCCAGTGAGTCCAGCAGCACTGTTGAAGGTGGAGACTCGAATcagtcctcctcctctacaACGGCAACAACCACCACAACTTCAGAGTCTGACCCTGGTGTCGATGCCAGTGAGTCCAGCAGCACTGTTGAAGGGGGAGACTCGAATcagtcctcctcctctacaacgacaacaaccaccacaacTTCAGAGTCTGACCCTGTTGTCGATGCCAGTGAGTCCAGCAGCACTGTTGAAGGTGGAGACTCGAATCagtccgcctcctcctctacaacgacaacaaccaaCACAACTTCAGAGTCTGACCCTGTTGTCGATGCCAGCGAGTCCAGCAGCACCGTTGAAAGTGGAGACTTGAATCAGTCCTCTTCCTCTACAACGAACACCACAACTTCAGAGTCTGATCCCGTTGTCGATGCCAGCGAGTCCAGCAGCACCGTTGAAGGTGGAGATTCGAATCAGTCCTCTTCTTCTACAACGACTACAACCACCACAACATCCAACGATGAAAGCAATCAGTCTGCTTCAGAGTCTGAGCCCGTTGTCGATGCCAGTGAGTCCAGCAGCACCGTTGAAGGTGGAGATTCGAATCAGTCCTCTTCTTCTACAACGACTACAACCACCACAACATCCAACGATGAAAGCAATCAGTCTGCTTCAGAGTCTGAGCCAGTTGTCTATGCCAGTGAATCCAGCAGCAGTGTTGAAGGTGGAGACTCGAATCAGTCCGCTTCCTCCtctacaacgacaacaaccaccaGAACTTCAGAGTCTGACCCTGTTGTCGATGCCAGTGAGTCCAGCAGCACTGTTGAAGGTGGAGACTCGAATCagtccgcctcctcctccacaacgacaacaaccaccacaacTTCAGAGTCTGAGCCCGTTGTCGAGGCCAGCGAGTCCAGCAGCACCGTTGAAGGTGGAGACTTGAATCAGTCCTCTTCCTCTACAACGAACACCACAACTTCAGAGTCTGATCCCGTTGTCGATGCCAGCGAGTCCAGCAGCACCGTTGAAGGTGGAGACTTGAATCAGTCCTCTTCTTCTACAACGACTACAACCACCACAACATCCAACGATGAAAGCAATCAGTCTGCCTCAGAGTCTGAGCCCGTTGTCGATGCCAGTAAGTCCAGCAGCACCGTTGAAGGTGGAGATTCGAATCAGTCCTCTTCTTCTACAACGACTACAACCACCACAACATCCAACGATGAAAGCAATCAGTCTGCTTCAGAGTCTGAGCCCGTTGTCGATGCCAGTGAGTCCAGCAGCACCGTTGAAGGTGGAGATTCGAATCAGTCCTCTTCTACAACGACTACAACCACCACAACATCCAACGATGAAAGCAATCAGTCTGCTTCAGAGTCTGAGCCAGTTGTCGATGCCAGTGAATCCAGCAGCACTGTTGAAGGTGGAGACTCGAATcagtcctcctcctctacaacgacaacaaccaccaGAACTTCAGAGTCTGACCCTGTTGTCGATGCCAGTGAGTCCAGCAGCACTGTTGAAGGTGGAGATTCGAATCAGTCCTCTTCTTCTACAACGACTACAACCACCACAACATCCAACGATGAAAGCAATCAGTCTGCTTCAGAGTCTGAGCCCGTTGTCGATGCCAGTGAGTCCAGCAGCACCGTTGAAGGTGGAGATTCGAATCAGTCCTCTTCTACAACGACTACAACCACCACAACATCCAACGATGAAAGCAATCAGTCTGCCTCAGAGTCTGAGCCCGTTGTCGATGCCAGTAAGTCCAGCAGCACCGTTGAAGGTGGAGATTCGAATCAGTCCTCTTCTTCTACAACGACTACAACCACCACAACATCCAACGATGAAAGCAATCAGTCTGCTTCAGAGTCTGAGCCAGTTGTCGATGCCAGTGAATCCAGCAGCAGTGTTGAAGGTGGAGACTCGAATcagtcctcctcctctacaacgacaacaaccaccaGAACTTC
The sequence above is a segment of the Drosophila pseudoobscura strain MV-25-SWS-2005 chromosome X, UCI_Dpse_MV25, whole genome shotgun sequence genome. Coding sequences within it:
- the Muc68Ca gene encoding serine-rich adhesin for platelets isoform X4; amino-acid sequence: MRLIYVAVLAALLSLAASQSSLPVTAVGAPEIKAQPCCESVRQTLIEIRKDIRLWLLDRLFGKLILLHDGELLGNPNYVNCANGKNQITVQDQSSQIIHQLGTNPSQSSDTTTRTSTDEKDLLGSLRDLYNGVTQSSTTNGSSGLSSSSTTTTTTTKSNDESNQSASVSEPVVDASESSSTVEGGDSNQSSSSTTTTTSTTSNDESNQSASESEPVVDASESSSTVEGGDSNQSSSSTTTTATTTSNDESNQSASESEPVVDASESSSTVEGGDSNQSSSSTTTTTSTTSNDESNQSASESEPVVDASESSSTVEGGDSNQSSSSTTTTTSTTSNDEINQSASESEPIVDASESSSTVEGGDSNQSASSSTTTTTTTTSESEPVIDASDSSSTVEGGDSNQSSYSTTTTTTTTSESEPVVDASESNSTVEGGDSNQSASSSTTTTTTSESEPVVDASESSSTVEGGDSNQSSSSTTATTTTTSESDPVVDASQSSSTVEDGDSNQSSSSTTNTTTLESEPVVDASESSSTVEGGDSNQSSSSTTTTANTTSNDESNQSASESEPVVDASESSSTVAGGDSNQSSSSTTTTTFTTSNDESNQSASESEPVVDASESNSTVEDGDSNQSASSSTTTTTTTTSESEPVIDASDSSSTVEGGDSNQSSSSTTTTTTTTSESEPVVDAGESNSTVEGGDSNQSASSSTTTTTTSESEPVVDASESSSTVEGGDSNQSSSSTTTTTTTTSESDPVVDASQSSSIVEGGDLNQSSSSTTNTTTLESEPVVDASESSTTVEGGDSNQSSSSTTTTTTTTSNDESNQSASESEPVVDASESSSTVEGGDSNQSSSSTTTTTTTTSESDPVVDASESSSTVEGGDSNQSSSSTTTTTTTTSESEPVIDASESSTTVEGGDSSQSSSSTTTTTTTTSNDESNQSASETEPVIDASESNSTVEGGDSNQSSSSTTTTTTSESEPVIDASESSSIVEGGDLNQSSSSTTNTTTLESEPVVDASESNSTVEGGDSNQSSSSTTTTTTSESEPVVDASESSSTVEGGDSNQSSSSTTTTTSTTSESDPVVDASESSSIVEGGDLNQSSSSTTNTTTLESEPVVDASESNSTVEGGDSNQSSSSTTTTTTSESEPVVDASESSSTVEGGDSNQSASSSTTTTTTSNSESDPVIDASESSSIVEGGDLNQSSSSTTNTTTLESEPVVDASESNNTVEGGDSNQSASSSTTTTTTTTSQSDPVDDASESSSIVEGGDLNQSSSSTTNTTTLESEPVVDASESNSTVEGGDSNQSASSSTTTTTTTTSESEPVIDASESSTTVEGGDSNQSSSSTTTTTTTTSNDESNQSASESDPVVDASESSSTVEGGDSNQSSSSTTTTTTTTSESEPVIDASESSTTVEGGDSNQSSSSTTTTTTTTSNDESNQSASESDPVVDDSESSSTVAGGDSNQFSSSTTTTTTTTLESEPVVDASESSSTVEGGDSNQSSSSTTTTTSTTSESDPVVDASESSSIVEGGDLNQSSSSTTNTTTLESEPVVDASESNSTVEGGDSNQSASSSTTTTTTSTSESEPVIDASESSSIVEGGDLNQSSSSTTNTTTLESEPVVDASESNSTVEGGDSNQSASSSTTTTTTSTSESEPVVDARESRSTVEGGDSNQSSSSTSNTTTTTSNDESSQSASESEPVVDASESSSTVEGGDSNQSSSSTTTTTTTAAESEPVVDASESSSTVEDGDSNQSASSSTTTTTTTTSESEPVVDARESSSTVEGGDSNQSSSSTSNTTTTTSNDESNQSASESEPVVDASESSSTVEGGDSNQSSSTTTTTTTTSESDPGVDASESSSTVEGGDSNQSASSSTTTTTNTTSESDPVVDASESSSTVESGDLNQSSSSTTTTTTTAAESEPVVDASESSSTVEDGDSNQSASSSTTTTTTTTSESDPVVDASESSSTVEGGDSNQSSSSTTTTTTTTSNDEINQSASESKPIVDASESSSTVEGGDSNQSSSSTTTTTTTTSESDPVVDASESSSTVEGGDSNQSASSSTTTTTNTTSESEPVVDASESSSTVEVGDSNQSSSSTTTTTTTTSNDESNQSASKSEPVVDASESSSTVEGGDSNQSSSSTTTTTTTTSNDVINQSASESDPVVDASESSSTVEGGDSNQSSSSTTATTTTTSESDPGVDASESSSTVEGGDSNQSSSSTTTTTTTTSESDPVVDASESSSTVEGGDSNQSASSSTTTTTNTTSESDPVVDASESSSTVESGDLNQSSSSTTNTTTSESDPVVDASESSSTVEGGDSNQSSSSTTTTTTTTSNDESNQSASESEPVVDASESSSTVEGGDSNQSSSSTTTTTTTTSNDESNQSASESEPVVYASESSSSVEGGDSNQSASSSTTTTTTRTSESDPVVDASESSSTVEGGDSNQSASSSTTTTTTTTSESEPVVEASESSSTVEGGDLNQSSSSTTNTTTSESDPVVDASESSSTVEGGDLNQSSSSTTTTTTTTSNDESNQSASESEPVVDASKSSSTVEGGDSNQSSSSTTTTTTTTSNDESNQSASESEPVVDASESSSTVEGGDSNQSSSTTTTTTTTSNDESNQSASESEPVVDASESSSTVEGGDSNQSSSSTTTTTTRTSESDPVVDASESSSTVEGGDSNQSSSSTTTTTTTTSNDESNQSASESEPVVDASESSSTVEGGDSNQSSSTTTTTTTTSNDESNQSASESEPVVDASKSSSTVEGGDSNQSSSSTTTTTTTTSNDESNQSASESEPVVDASESSSSVEGGDSNQSSSSTTTTTTRTSESDPVVDASESSSTVEGGDSNQSSSSTTTTTTTASESVPVVDVSESSSTVEGGDSNQSSSSTTNTTTSESDPVVDASESSSTVEGGDSNQSSSSTTTTTTTASESAPVVDVSESSSTVEGGDSNQSSSSTTTTTSTSNDEKSSSSSDPVVYSRTSKKGGSSSQSSSTTTTSTTSSSGNTPTSSSSKPVVNVSQSSSTKGNGGSKKSSSTKTTTITTSINGKPVVDASQGSTVVNGGKSSSTSSKTTKTYTSSSSRIPEKNRKSSTTTSKTTKTYSSSSSGVPKALKESSSSESAPTSLSDVPKSNGKSSSTSSKTTTTYTSSSLKVPKTKTSYSWSSSSKKISNGGKAYGVPVPGSITGKSGSGSRKAWSKRSTTQITSQPAIDASSIDGGSNSWSKLIKRSTPGSLTEDETSGRGIGSRGSHSWSQRSGFSGDSSDLAGSTDFRARFGRDRNGRNELLNSGNQGSRSWTKTSSEANENDTENADDNVASEDNSEDLKNVQESSSGDETSDQAGSLQGSGQYPGQYWWGGNRRWVGARPNWRYGWRPYGSGWGGWNNRYQKSWTA